TCCTCGATCTTGGTGGTCGCGATCGGGTCCAGCGCCGAACAGGGCTCGTCCATCAGGATCACGTCCGGCGACACCGCTATGGCGCGGGCGATGCAGAGCCGTTGCTGCTGGCCGCCGGAGAGCGCCAGCGCCGATCGCTTGAGGTCGTCCTTGACCTCGTCCCAGAGGGCCGCCTGGCGCAACGAGCGTTCAACTAATTCATCCATGTCGCCCCGGTAGCCGTTGACCTTGGGTCCGTAGGCGACGTTCTGGTAAATCGACTTTGGAAAGGGATTGGGTTTTTGGAACACCATTCCGATCTGCCGGCGCACTTCGACCGGATCTACGTTGCGCGCGAAAACATTCTGCCCGCGGTATAGCACTTCGCCTTTCACGCGCGTCCCGCGCACCATCTCGTTCATGCGGTTGAACAAGCGCAGATAGGTGCTCTTGCCGCAACCGGAAGGCCCGATGATCGCAGTCACCTGGTTGTGCGGAATAGTGAGCGTTACGCCTTCCAACGCCATCAGGCGCCCGTACCAGAAGCTGACGTTCCGGGTCGCCAGGATCGGATGCGGCCAGGCCTCCCCGTTTGGCGGCGCCGACGGCGCCGAAGCGGGCGCTTGGGCGTACCGCTGCGCGGTTCTCACGTTGGATTCGATCATCGGTTGGCCCGTTCGAATTTGTAGCGAAGTATCACGGCGGTCAGGTTCGCGCAAAGCAACACGATCAGCAAAATCACGATCCCGCCGGCGGCGAGCGAAGCAAATTCGGGGTTCGGCAGCGATACCCAGTTGAATATCTGAATCGGCAACACCGTGAAAAGGTCCATCGGGCCCTGCGGGTCAAACGCAATGTACGTCAGCGCCCCGATGGTAATCAACGGCGCGGTTTCGCCGATCGCGCGCGCCAGGGCCAATATCGTGCCGGTCAGGATCCCTGGGAGCGCCGCCGGCAGCACGGTCTTGTAGATGACTTCCCAGCGGCTGGCGCCAAGCGCGTAACCGCCCTCACGCAGCGAGTCGGGAACGGCGCGGATGGCTTCGCGTGCCGCAACGATGATGATCGGCAGCACCAGCAGCGACATCGTCAGCGCCCCGGCGACGATGCTGCGGCCCAACCCGAAAGTGCGGACGAACAATCCCAGTCCGAGTAGCCCGTAAACGACCGAGGGCACGCCGGCGAGATTGGCGACGTTTATCTGGATGAAGCGGGTGATCCAGTTCTCCGGCGCGTACTCCTCAAGGTATATCGCCGATGCGACCCCCAGCGGGAACGAGATCAGGGCGGTGAACGCGATCAGCCAGAGGCTGCCCAGCAGCGCCGAGCGCAAACCCGATTCTTCAGGGAAGCGCGATGGAAAGCTGGTCAGGAATGCCAGGTCGATTTCGGGCAGGCCGCGCGAGAAGACGTCCAGCAGCAACGAGGCCAGGACGGCCAGCGCCAGCACAACCGAAATCAGCGTCGTCGCATAGAAGATCCAGGTCTTTACGGTCCGCCACCCGATCGAGCGTCGGGCCGCGGCAACCGAACCTTCCGGCGATCTCATTCGTACACCTCGCGAAACCGCCGAACGAGCCAGTCGCCAAGCAGATTCATCACGAAAGTCATGGCGAACAGCAGCGTGCCGACGGCAAATATCGTCTGGTACTCGATCGTGCCCTGTGGCGTATCGCCCAGCGATACCTGCACGATGTAAGCGGTCATCGTTTCCATCGAATTGAGCAGGTCAAACCCCAAGCGGGGCTGCTGACCGGCGGCGATCGAGACGATCATCGTTTCCCCGATCGCCCTGGAGATCGAAAGTATCACCGCGGCCAGGATGCCCGAGAGGGCCGCCGGGACGATCACCTTGACCGCAGTCTCCAGCTTGGTTGCACCCAGCGCGTACGAACCCTCACGCAGGCCGACCGGGACTGCTTGCAACGCGTCCTCGGTAATCGAGGCCATCATCGGCAGGATCATGAAACCCATCACGATGCCGGCCGAGAGGACGTTGAATATTCCCGCGTCGGGAAATATCTCCCGCAGGATGGGTGTGACGAACAACAATGCGAAATATCCGTAAACCACGGTCGGGATTCCGGCCAGTACTTCAAGGGCCGGCTTCAGGACGGTGCGCAACTGGGGTGCCGCCACTTCGGACATGAAGATCGCCGCAAGGAGCCCAAGCGGAACTGCGATCAGCATCGCCACCAGCGCCACCGCCAGCGTGCCGTTTACCAGCGGCAGCACGCCGAAGTGTTTGGATACGAATAACGGTGTCCAGCGGGTGCCGGTCAGAAACTCGACCGGCGAAACCTGGGTGAAGAACTGGAACGTCTCGCCCAGCAAGGTAAAGATGATCCCGGCAGTGGTGAGCACCGAGACCGCCGCAGCCGCGAAAAGGACTGATCGCACCGCCCCCTCTACCAGGATTCGCTTGCGCTTGGGCGAGAGGTCTACGGTTTGTTGCTGTTGCATTGTCACCCGGTCAGGCGGCGGCGGTTGGCCGCGCCATAGGATTTTGCGTTCGGGGATTTCCCGATCGCCCGCAGACCCGAGCGGCGGCCGCGGACTGGAGTCGCCGCGAGCCGCCGGTTCGCGGCGCTACTAGCGGCTTTCAAATTTTTCAAGTTGTTCGGCGTACATTTCATCGGGCATGGCCACGTAACCGACATCCGCGGCTACGTGTTTGGCGTTTTCCAGGTAGAAGTGGATGAATTCCTCCACTTCGGGGCGCTCGGCCGCCTGGTTGCTCACATAGAAGAACAGCGGTCGCGAGAGCGGCGCGTAGGTCCCGTCGTTTACGGTGGTCTCGGAAGGCGATACGCAGCCGTTGCCGCCATCTACGGGGACGAGCTTCAAGCGATCGGCGTTGGCGGCGTAATAAGCCAGGCCGAGAAATCCGGTGGCGCTGGCATCACCGGCGATCCCCTGAACCAGGACATTGTCATCCTCGGACGGGGTGAAATCGCCGCGGCTGTGGCCCTCTTCGCCGTTTATCACCTCGGTGAAGAAATCAAACGTCCCCGAATCCACGCCCGGGCCGTAGAGGACGAGGCCGCGATCCGGAAAGCCATCGCGGACCTGAGACCAACTGGTGATTTTTTCTTCGGCCTCGGGGTCCCAGATCCTCTTCAATTCGTCGACGGTGAGACAGTCGACCCAGTCGGCGGCCGGGTTGGCGAGCACCGCGAGCCCGTCGAACGCAACTGTGAGCTCGGTGAAATCGACCCCGTTTTCGGTGCAGACCGCAGTTTCCGATTCCTTGATCGTGCGCGATGCGTTTGACAGGTCGGTTTCTCCGATGCAGAACTTCTTGAAACCGCCCCCGGAGCCCGAAATACCCACCGGGATCCGCACATTGGGATGGAGCTTTACGAATTCTTCCGCAACCGCCTGGGTAACCGGGCCGACAGTCGACGAACCGTCGGCCAGAATCGTGCCGCTCAGCCCTGATCCAGCGGTCAAATTCTGGTCACTCATGGCGTCGGAACCAGCGCTCGGGGAAGCCTCATCCGGGTCGCAAGCGGCCATGGCGGTGAAGGCGGCCAGGGCTCCTGTAGCGGCCAGCAGACTGCGCCTTGAAAGCTGGGTCATTGCTCGTCCGGTTGTGGCTGAAACTGAATTGCCAGCCCAAAGTTAGGTGACGACGCCGGCCTGTCGTCGGGGCAATGTCAACGCTGCGTCAATTCGCAGCTAGCGGCCCGTCAAACTAGCCTCCGCCCAGATTTGAGCCCCTTCGATCGGGAACCGACAGAATGAATTCGGATCCGCTGCCGACGCCGGCAGAGAGTACCTGGATGTCTCCGTCATGCAACTCGACCAGTTGCCGGGCAATGCTGAGGCCCAGTCCCGATCCGGCTGCGGTTCGAGCCGGATCGCCTTTGTAGAAACGCTCGAAAATCCGTTCCTGAATCGCCGGATCGATACCGCAGCCTTCGTCGATCACGCGGATCCGGACAATGTCCTGCCGACGGTCGCCCACAACCCGTACCGACTTGCCCGGCGGCGTGAATTTCAATGCGTTCAGGAGCAGATTGGCGACGGCTATCTCGAGCTTGGCCTGATCGGCTTGAACCGGCAGGGAGCCCGCGATCTCCACAGTCAATTCCACCTGCGCGCGTCGCGCGACCGGATGCAACCGGCTTGCCAATTCGGACACCAACTGGGATAGGTCGACTCGCTGCCAATCCATCTGGTTGTCGATCGCATCTGCCCGGGCGGCGGCTATTACGCTCTCGGTCAACTCGATGAGCCGGTCGGCCTCCGAATCGATCCTGGCCAGGAAGTCGTCGCGGAATCGGCGCTGGTCGACGGCCCCGCCGAGCAGGGCTTCGCAAAGCGATTTGATCGCCGCGACCGGCGTCCGCAGATCGTGCGAAATATTGGCAATCAGATCGCGCTGCGCCGCCCGTTGCCCCTCGATTGCGGTCACGTCCTGGAGGATCAACAGCACCCGGGATACGGTCCCGACCGCGATCGGGGTGGCCACAACCTGGAGGATCAAATCAGGATGAACCGGGCGCACTATCCGGCGTTGGGTGCCCGTCCCCTCGCGAACCCGGCCGACCAGATCGACAATCTCGACGTCTCGCGCCAGGCGGGTAAGGGTGAGTCCGCCACTTTCGGCGCTTTCGATGCCGAAAATTCTGCTCGCCGCCGCGTTAATCACCTCGACCCGGTCGTCGCCGTCTATGACCACCACGCCGTCCGCCATGTTCTCGAGCAAATGCCGCAGGTCCCGCGCCATCGCTTCGCCACGTCCGATCCGACGGGCGATTCGGTCGGCCAATTGCGGGTATTCGCCGATCGAGGCGGCCCCGAATCCCAATCTCCGGGAGACCGAGCCAATTGCGGCCAATCGGCGACCGAGCCAGCGCCTGGCAATGGCGGCGCCGGCCGCCGCGGCCAGCGCCGCCAGCACCAGTGCCGCGAATGCCGGCTGCGGCGCGACCCACCCTTGCGAAGTGATCCCAAGCAGGGTCCCCAATAGGATCCCCGCCGGAATGGCCAGCCAGATCCAGCGGTCGATCAAGCAACCCTAGGGGCGAGCGTAGCGGTACCCCGAACCGCGTACCGTTTGAATTCGTCTCGGATTGGTCGGGTCGGGTTCGATCTTGTGCCGCAACAGGCTGATATGGACCCTGACCGTGCGAGTGTCCTCGGTAAAGTCGTGTCCCCAGACTTGGCGAATCAGGTCCTCGGACGAAATGACGCGTCCGCGATTGGCCAGCAAATGCTCCAGCAGATCGAATTCCTTGGGTCGCAACTCGACCGTTTCGCCGCCAATTTCAAGCCGCATGCCGGCACGGTCCAACACCAGATCGCCGTCGACGAGCGAGGAGTCGGATCGGCGCGATTCGAGTTCGCCCAGAAGCAGCGCGTGGCGGCGCAACAGCGCCTTGATGCGGGCCTGCAATTCGCGGACTGAAAAGGGCTTGGTGACGTAGTCGTCGGCCCCGATCTCAAGCCCGACCACTCGGTCGATCTCATCGTCGCGGGCGGTCAGCATGACGACTGGGACGCTTGAGTTTGCGCGAATCTCGCGACAGGCTTCGAACCCGTCCATGCCGGGCAGCATCACATCCAGTAGGACCAGATCAACCGCGGTCTGCCGAAGGTGGTCCAGGCCCTCCTCAGCGCTTGCGCAGGCGTGGATCCTGAACCCGGACTGGCGCAGGTTGTAACGCAAAGAGGCGACCAGGTTGGGCTCATCGTCAACCAGCAGGATTCGCGGCGCCGGATCCGATCGGCTCATTGAAGGCAAGTCGTCGACGCACGGGCAATTACCGGCCCGCGCCGGCCGCCGGTCAGAAGTGTATGTCTATCCTGGTGCCCACCTGGCAGAACTCATAGGTAAGCGCCGAGTCCGGCAGGCGCATATTGAGACAGCCGTGCGAGCGCCGGGTTCCGAAGTCGTCGTGCCAGTAAGCGTAATGGAACGCGTGGCCTTCCCAGGTGAAGTAGACGGTGTTGTAGATATTGCTTATGTCGTAGAACTCCTGGGTGCCCCAGAGGCCGGTCATGCGCTCCGTCTTGACCTTGCGGTTCACGTGAAAACTGCCCAGCGGAGTCTCAAATAGGTCTTTGCCCGAGGAGGTCGTGTACTGGAACACCGGGCCTTCGGCAGAGTGCAGAGTGACCAGTTG
The Chloroflexota bacterium genome window above contains:
- the pstB gene encoding phosphate ABC transporter ATP-binding protein, translating into MIESNVRTAQRYAQAPASAPSAPPNGEAWPHPILATRNVSFWYGRLMALEGVTLTIPHNQVTAIIGPSGCGKSTYLRLFNRMNEMVRGTRVKGEVLYRGQNVFARNVDPVEVRRQIGMVFQKPNPFPKSIYQNVAYGPKVNGYRGDMDELVERSLRQAALWDEVKDDLKRSALALSGGQQQRLCIARAIAVSPDVILMDEPCSALDPIATTKIEDLIRELREKYTIVIVTHNMQQAARISDMTAYFLNNARGAGELIEFDETHKVFTNPSDERTEAYITGRFG
- the pstA gene encoding phosphate ABC transporter permease PstA codes for the protein MRSPEGSVAAARRSIGWRTVKTWIFYATTLISVVLALAVLASLLLDVFSRGLPEIDLAFLTSFPSRFPEESGLRSALLGSLWLIAFTALISFPLGVASAIYLEEYAPENWITRFIQINVANLAGVPSVVYGLLGLGLFVRTFGLGRSIVAGALTMSLLVLPIIIVAAREAIRAVPDSLREGGYALGASRWEVIYKTVLPAALPGILTGTILALARAIGETAPLITIGALTYIAFDPQGPMDLFTVLPIQIFNWVSLPNPEFASLAAGGIVILLIVLLCANLTAVILRYKFERANR
- the pstC gene encoding phosphate ABC transporter permease subunit PstC, encoding MQQQQTVDLSPKRKRILVEGAVRSVLFAAAAVSVLTTAGIIFTLLGETFQFFTQVSPVEFLTGTRWTPLFVSKHFGVLPLVNGTLAVALVAMLIAVPLGLLAAIFMSEVAAPQLRTVLKPALEVLAGIPTVVYGYFALLFVTPILREIFPDAGIFNVLSAGIVMGFMILPMMASITEDALQAVPVGLREGSYALGATKLETAVKVIVPAALSGILAAVILSISRAIGETMIVSIAAGQQPRLGFDLLNSMETMTAYIVQVSLGDTPQGTIEYQTIFAVGTLLFAMTFVMNLLGDWLVRRFREVYE
- a CDS encoding PstS family phosphate ABC transporter substrate-binding protein translates to MAACDPDEASPSAGSDAMSDQNLTAGSGLSGTILADGSSTVGPVTQAVAEEFVKLHPNVRIPVGISGSGGGFKKFCIGETDLSNASRTIKESETAVCTENGVDFTELTVAFDGLAVLANPAADWVDCLTVDELKRIWDPEAEEKITSWSQVRDGFPDRGLVLYGPGVDSGTFDFFTEVINGEEGHSRGDFTPSEDDNVLVQGIAGDASATGFLGLAYYAANADRLKLVPVDGGNGCVSPSETTVNDGTYAPLSRPLFFYVSNQAAERPEVEEFIHFYLENAKHVAADVGYVAMPDEMYAEQLEKFESR
- a CDS encoding PAS domain S-box protein — its product is MIDRWIWLAIPAGILLGTLLGITSQGWVAPQPAFAALVLAALAAAAGAAIARRWLGRRLAAIGSVSRRLGFGAASIGEYPQLADRIARRIGRGEAMARDLRHLLENMADGVVVIDGDDRVEVINAAASRIFGIESAESGGLTLTRLARDVEIVDLVGRVREGTGTQRRIVRPVHPDLILQVVATPIAVGTVSRVLLILQDVTAIEGQRAAQRDLIANISHDLRTPVAAIKSLCEALLGGAVDQRRFRDDFLARIDSEADRLIELTESVIAAARADAIDNQMDWQRVDLSQLVSELASRLHPVARRAQVELTVEIAGSLPVQADQAKLEIAVANLLLNALKFTPPGKSVRVVGDRRQDIVRIRVIDEGCGIDPAIQERIFERFYKGDPARTAAGSGLGLSIARQLVELHDGDIQVLSAGVGSGSEFILSVPDRRGSNLGGG
- a CDS encoding response regulator transcription factor, with the protein product MSRSDPAPRILLVDDEPNLVASLRYNLRQSGFRIHACASAEEGLDHLRQTAVDLVLLDVMLPGMDGFEACREIRANSSVPVVMLTARDDEIDRVVGLEIGADDYVTKPFSVRELQARIKALLRRHALLLGELESRRSDSSLVDGDLVLDRAGMRLEIGGETVELRPKEFDLLEHLLANRGRVISSEDLIRQVWGHDFTEDTRTVRVHISLLRHKIEPDPTNPRRIQTVRGSGYRYARP